A window of the bacterium genome harbors these coding sequences:
- a CDS encoding nucleotidyltransferase domain-containing protein — protein MYGYEKKAVTQIIHILKEKFAEKIVMVYAIGSRIRGDFQAWSDFDLLIIVKHKNPDIEKEIINTLVDEEIKYGLSFTPVIKDIKAFELEQKFSTPFYENIMKEGVAL, from the coding sequence ATGTATGGTTATGAAAAAAAGGCAGTAACACAAATTATTCATATACTTAAAGAAAAATTTGCAGAAAAAATAGTTATGGTCTATGCTATTGGTTCAAGAATAAGGGGGGATTTTCAGGCGTGGTCTGATTTTGATCTCCTTATCATAGTAAAGCATAAAAATCCAGATATAGAAAAGGAAATAATCAATACCCTGGTTGATGAAGAGATTAAATATGGATTATCATTTACACCAGTAATAAAAGATATTAAGGCATTTGAACTCGAACAAAAATTCTCCACACCATTTTATGAGAATATAATGAAAGAGGGGGTGGCTTT